The genome window CCACCGCCACCGTGACGGTCACCGCCGGGCAGACCGCCACCTCGAACCTGGTCCTCACCGCATCGGCCATCGAGCTCGAGGGGATCGTCGCGGTCGGCTACGGAACCCAGCAGCGGGTCAACGTGACCGGCTCCGTGGCCGCCGTGCAGGCCACCGAGTTGGAGAAGCGTCCGGTGGCCAACATCACGGAAGCCCTGCAGGGCGTGGCGCCCGGACTCACGGTCATCGACCGCGGCGGCCGCCCTGGCGACGCTGCCACGATGTTCTTCATCCGCGGCCGCGGCTCGACCAACAGCACCTCGCCGCTGATCCTCATCGACGGCGTGGCCGGAGACCTCAACGCCCTCGACCCGAACGACATCGAGAGCATCTCGGTCCTCAAGGACGCGGCGTCCGCCGCGATCTACGGCTCGCGCGCGGCCAACGGCGTCATCCTGGTGACCACCCGCCGGGGTCAGGCGAGCGATGACATCCGTTTCAGCTACGACGGCTACTACGGCATCCAGGGCGTGCAGACCTTCCCCGAGATGCTGGGGCCGGAGCCGTACATGCGCCTCATCAACGAAGCGTACGTAAACGCCGGCTTCGAGCCGAAGTACTCGGAGGAATACATCCAGAATACGCTGAAGGCGGTCCGCGGCGACCCCAGCGTCGACCCGCTCAAGTACCCCTTCACCGACTGGCTCGACGTGATCTTCGATCCCGCGCCGATCCAGGACCACACCCTGAGCATGCGGGGAGGCAACGACCTGGCGACCTACTCGCTGTCGCTGAACTACCTGGATCAGGAGGGGATGATCCCGAACACCCGTGCCGACCGGTACGGACTGCGCCTCAATACGGACTTCTACCCGACCTCGAAGCTGCACCTGGGCGCCGACCTGGCGCTCCGCCGCTCGTCGGACATGGAGCCCAACAACATGGGCGGCGTGCTCTGGAACATGTTCCACGACACCCCGCCGATGACGGTGGCGAAGTACCCGGACGGCACCTACGGCTGGAGCGACAACGGGCACAACCCGCTCGCCTACGCCGAGGCGTACGGCACCCGCACGCGCACCTATCGCCACGGGCTGCTCAACACCCGCGCCGACTACGACCTCCTCGACGGGCTGGCGATCCGCACGCAGGCCTCCGTCCAACTCGGCGACTGGGAGTACCGCGACTGGCGCAACGAGGTCTTCTTCCGCGACTACTGGGATCCGTCGGTCATCCGCAAGTCGGTGACGCCGAACCAGCTGGACAACCGCATGTCGCGCGACACCGAGATCTACCTGCGCGGCCTGCTGGAGTACACGCGGACCTTCGGCGACCACGACCTCACGGCGATGGTCGGCTACGACCAGACCAACCGCACCTGGCGTGAGATCCGGGCGATCCGGCGCGGCTTCTACAACAACGAGCTGCGGGAGATCAACGTCGGCGACGCGTCGCAGGAAGACACCTGGGGCACCTCCAACGAGTGGGCCCTCCGCTCGGGCTTCGGCCGGATCAACTACAGCTACCTGGGCCGCTACCTCTTCGAGGCGAACGCCCGCTACGATGGCTCGAGCCGCTTCGCCAAGGGGAATCGCTTCGGCTTCTTCCCCTCCTTCTCCGCCGGGTGGCGCATCTCCGAGGAGCCCTTCTTCAACATCCCCTGGATCAGCGAGCTGAAGGTGCGCGGCTCCTGGGGCCGCATGGGCAACCAGGACATCGACCTCTACTCGTACTACCCGCGCATCGTGCTGGGTGGTGGGAATCGGGACTACATCTTCGGCGACGAGCTGGTCAACGGCGCCGCCAAGGAGGCGCTGGCCAACCAGGACATTTCGTGGGAGAAGACGACGATGACCGACTTCGGCATCGACGCCTCCTTCTTCGACGGCCGGCTCACCTTCGTCGGCGACATCTATCGCAAGGACACCAACGACATTCTGCGCGAGCTGGACATCTCCGGCATGATCGGGCTCGACCCGCCGGTGCAGAACGCGCTGTCGATCCGCAACACCGGCTGGGAGGCGGCACTCGGCTGGAACGACGCGGTGGGAGACTTCTACTACTCCGCCAACTTCAACGTCTCGCAGAACCGGAACAAGGTGCTCGACCTGGCCGACGCGGGCCCCTTCATCGACGGTATCTGGCTGATCGCGGAAGGCCAGCCGCTCGGCACCATGTTCGGCTGGGAGTCCGACGGGCTCTTCCAGACGCAGGAGGAGGTCGACGCGCACGCCAAGCAGCACCCGGTCACCGGACCCGGCGACATTCGCTATGTCGACCAGAACAACGACGGCGTGATCAACGAAGCCGACCGCGTGCCGATCGGCAACGACATGCCCAAGTTCACCTACGGTTCGAGCTGGACGGCCGGCTGGAAGAACTTCGATGCCAGCGTCTTCTTCCAGGGTGCATGGGACGTGGACTACTGGGTGCAGGGTGCGCTGGTCGAGGGCCCCTTCTGGGAGAACTACACCACCACCGCGTGGCTCGACCGCTGGACGCCCGAGAATCCCAACGGCCGCATGCCGAAGCCGACGCTGCGCACGACGCACAACCACCAGGCGAGCGACTACTGGGTGTTCGACGCCTCCTACCTGAAGGTGAAGAACGCGCAGCTCGGCTACACCCTGCCGTCGTCGC of Longimicrobiaceae bacterium contains these proteins:
- a CDS encoding TonB-dependent receptor — encoded protein: MKGRRFGIKSLFAFVATALIATQGPLAAQSTGQIAGTVTADDGRPLSGATVSVEGTALTALSDNTGSFTIASVPAGEQTIRARMIGYADATATVTVTAGQTATSNLVLTASAIELEGIVAVGYGTQQRVNVTGSVAAVQATELEKRPVANITEALQGVAPGLTVIDRGGRPGDAATMFFIRGRGSTNSTSPLILIDGVAGDLNALDPNDIESISVLKDAASAAIYGSRAANGVILVTTRRGQASDDIRFSYDGYYGIQGVQTFPEMLGPEPYMRLINEAYVNAGFEPKYSEEYIQNTLKAVRGDPSVDPLKYPFTDWLDVIFDPAPIQDHTLSMRGGNDLATYSLSLNYLDQEGMIPNTRADRYGLRLNTDFYPTSKLHLGADLALRRSSDMEPNNMGGVLWNMFHDTPPMTVAKYPDGTYGWSDNGHNPLAYAEAYGTRTRTYRHGLLNTRADYDLLDGLAIRTQASVQLGDWEYRDWRNEVFFRDYWDPSVIRKSVTPNQLDNRMSRDTEIYLRGLLEYTRTFGDHDLTAMVGYDQTNRTWREIRAIRRGFYNNELREINVGDASQEDTWGTSNEWALRSGFGRINYSYLGRYLFEANARYDGSSRFAKGNRFGFFPSFSAGWRISEEPFFNIPWISELKVRGSWGRMGNQDIDLYSYYPRIVLGGGNRDYIFGDELVNGAAKEALANQDISWEKTTMTDFGIDASFFDGRLTFVGDIYRKDTNDILRELDISGMIGLDPPVQNALSIRNTGWEAALGWNDAVGDFYYSANFNVSQNRNKVLDLADAGPFIDGIWLIAEGQPLGTMFGWESDGLFQTQEEVDAHAKQHPVTGPGDIRYVDQNNDGVINEADRVPIGNDMPKFTYGSSWTAGWKNFDASVFFQGAWDVDYWVQGALVEGPFWENYTTTAWLDRWTPENPNGRMPKPTLRTTHNHQASDYWVFDASYLKVKNAQLGYTLPSSLTERLNADRVRIYVSGQNLLTFTKSDDLVLDPEAPSGRGNMYPQTRTVSIGASVQF